Part of the Thermonema lapsum genome is shown below.
GGGGTTAGGTAAAATCAACAAAACTGTTGAGCACGAATTGAACCCTGCCATTGAAGGGATGATTCGTAAAGTGGCTCATCTTATCGAAGTAGAATATTTGTCTTAATATCGTTTTTAGCGTTCAGCGAAAGCGAGTTAAATTAGAAAACAATATGAAATTACACACTCTAAAACCTGCAAAGGGCGCTACCAAAAAAAGAAAGCGCATCGGGCGTGGACCCGGCTCGGGGCGCGGGGGAACCTCTACCCGTGGACACAAAGGACATAAGTCCCGCTCAGGCTATTCTCAAAAACTGGGTTTTGAAGGTGGGCAAATGCCCCTTCAACGCCGTGTGCCCAAGTTTGGCTTTAAAAACCCCTTCCGTGTAGAATACAAGCCCATCAATTTGGACACTCTACAATCTTTGGCTGAAACCTACAAGCTCGACTCCATCGATATCCATACGCTCAGAGAGCATGGCTTGGCTTCTAAGAAAGACTTGGTGAAAATCTTGGGACGTGGCGAGCTGAAAACCAAGCTGAATGTAGCAGCCCATGCTTTCTCTGCTTCGGCAAAAGCCGCTATCGAAAACTTAGGTGGAACAGCTACGCTTATTGAGTCATAATCATGAAGAAGCTTATCAATACATTTAAGGATATATTC
Proteins encoded:
- the rpmD gene encoding 50S ribosomal protein L30, which gives rise to MARVKIKQVKSLINRPKKQRQTIEALGLGKINKTVEHELNPAIEGMIRKVAHLIEVEYLS
- the rplO gene encoding 50S ribosomal protein L15 gives rise to the protein MKLHTLKPAKGATKKRKRIGRGPGSGRGGTSTRGHKGHKSRSGYSQKLGFEGGQMPLQRRVPKFGFKNPFRVEYKPINLDTLQSLAETYKLDSIDIHTLREHGLASKKDLVKILGRGELKTKLNVAAHAFSASAKAAIENLGGTATLIES